The following are encoded in a window of ANME-2 cluster archaeon genomic DNA:
- a CDS encoding internalin has product MRNIIGNSVDKAITALVVMLWVLSNRLTNSTKAFLRPGHGKPGVRAAFLMLSLIAALIMTSPAAIAESGDFSIDFVAANPYSYDHLIGGGAYDDRTIGVDVVESLEGGDFDCGDIVTYFALVTVANTQSAIDDQPQTIEMDFSFLADTTGQSGVAIGDIVLVQVNYGTIEDLVTGENGIDDGIIDDGGSTATLIDESLTGPLFTSKSELHGTVELDDLEPGEQVVVRIDVKLFCDPGSAPTGNLAGALPDARLTYINGSVPVDPPEAISVGKQTVPFKQIGDICFPELVIEKTVTDSGDCSLGVDDLTVTSGDTVKYCYVVTNPNTCGAPLYNIKVVDDNGTSGNTADDFIVTLDVGLSDEDGDGSFDDLAAGGTASGSESFILYYTSGLPVTNTGTATGNDSIIEPTTLTASDTAAVTVEGVPSIAVVKTSDATGTNQVGDVIT; this is encoded by the coding sequence ATGAGAAACATAATTGGAAATTCGGTAGATAAAGCTATAACAGCACTGGTTGTTATGCTATGGGTATTAAGTAATAGACTGACGAATAGCACTAAAGCGTTTCTGCGACCCGGACATGGAAAGCCTGGGGTACGTGCTGCGTTTTTGATGTTAAGCCTGATTGCAGCATTGATTATGACAAGTCCGGCAGCCATCGCAGAAAGTGGTGACTTCTCGATCGATTTCGTTGCGGCCAATCCTTATTCCTACGACCACCTGATCGGTGGCGGCGCCTACGATGACCGCACCATCGGGGTTGACGTTGTTGAGTCGCTGGAAGGCGGCGATTTCGACTGCGGCGATATCGTGACATACTTCGCCCTAGTTACGGTGGCTAATACTCAATCAGCGATTGACGACCAACCACAGACCATCGAGATGGACTTTTCGTTCCTGGCTGATACCACAGGTCAATCCGGTGTGGCTATCGGCGACATCGTGCTTGTGCAGGTGAACTATGGCACTATTGAGGACCTGGTCACTGGCGAGAACGGTATTGACGACGGCATCATCGATGATGGCGGCAGTACAGCCACACTCATCGATGAGAGCCTCACCGGACCGTTATTCACGTCAAAATCTGAGCTGCATGGTACTGTTGAGCTTGACGATCTGGAACCAGGCGAGCAGGTAGTGGTCCGCATCGATGTGAAGCTGTTCTGTGATCCAGGCAGCGCCCCCACCGGCAATCTGGCAGGGGCACTACCCGATGCCAGGCTGACCTATATTAATGGTAGCGTGCCCGTAGATCCTCCTGAAGCCATTTCAGTCGGCAAACAGACCGTCCCCTTCAAGCAGATCGGCGACATCTGCTTCCCTGAGCTGGTCATCGAGAAGACTGTGACTGATTCTGGCGACTGTTCCCTCGGTGTAGATGATCTCACCGTTACTTCTGGTGATACAGTCAAGTACTGCTATGTGGTGACCAATCCTAACACCTGTGGAGCCCCTTTGTATAACATTAAGGTTGTCGACGACAACGGTACATCGGGCAATACAGCCGACGATTTCATAGTCACATTAGATGTGGGACTATCGGATGAAGATGGTGATGGATCATTTGATGACCTGGCGGCAGGAGGCACTGCCAGTGGCTCAGAATCGTTTATTTTGTACTATACTTCAGGACTTCCGGTCACCAATACCGGCACTGCGACGGGTAATGACTCTATTATTGAGCCGACAACGTTGACTGCTTCTGATACTGCGGCGGTGACTGTGGAGGGGGTACCATCGATTGCTGTAGTAAAGACATCTGATGCAACCGGAACGAACCAGGTTGGAGATGTTATTACC